Proteins encoded by one window of Macaca fascicularis isolate 582-1 chromosome 10, T2T-MFA8v1.1:
- the CERK gene encoding ceramide kinase isoform X2: MGPRNWDRPSNPRDACSVPVSEIIAVEETDVHGKHHSSGKWQKMEKPYAFTVHCVKRARRHRWKWAQVTFWCPEEQLCHLWLQTLREMLEKLTSRPKHLLVFINPFGGKGQGKRIYERKVAPLFTLASITTDIIVTEHANQAKETLYEINIDKYDGIVCVGGDGMFSEVLHGLIGRTQRSAGVDQNHPRAVLVPSSLRIGIIPAGSTDCVCYSTVGTSDAETSALHIVVGDSLAMDVSSVHHNSTLLRYSVSLLGYGFYGDIIKDSEKKRWLGLARYDFSGLKTFLSHHCYEGTVSFLPAQHTVGSPRDGKPCRAGCFVCRQSKQQLEEEQKKALYGLEAAEDVEEWQVVCGKFLAINATNMSCACRRSPRGLSPAAHLGDGSSDLILIRKCSRFNFLRFLIRHTNQQDQFEFTFVEVYRVKKFQFTSKHVEDEDSDLKEEGKKRFGHICSSHPSCCCAVSNSSWNCDGEVLHSPAIEVRVHCQLVRLFARGIEENLKPDSHS; encoded by the exons ATGCCTGCTCTGTGCCTGTATCTGAGATCATCGCCGTTGAGGAAACAGACGTTCACGGGAAACATCACAGCAGTGGAAAATGGCAGAAAATGGAAAAGCCTTATGCTTTTACAG TTCACTGTGTAAAGAGAGCACGACGGCACCGCTGGAAGTGGGCGCAGGTGACTTTCTGGTGCCCAGAGGAGCAGCTGTGTCACTTGTGGCTGCAGACCCTGCGGGAGATGCTGGAGAAGCTGA CGTCCAGACCAAAGCATTTACTGGTATTTATCAACCCGTTTGGAGGAAAAGGACAAGGCAAGCGGATATATGAAAGGAAAGTGGCACCACTGTTCACCTTAGCCTCCATCACCACTGACATCATCG TTACTGAACATGCTAATCAAGCCAAGGAGACTCTGTATGAGATTAACATAGATAAATACGACGG CATCGTCTGTGTCGGCGGAGACGGCATGTTCAGCGAGGTGCTGCACGGTCTGATTGGGAGGACACAGAGGAGCGCCGGGGTCGACCAGAACCACCCCCGGGCCGTGCTGGTCCCCAGCAGCCTCCGGATCGGAATCATTCCCGCGG GGTCAACAGACTGCGTGTGTTACTCCACGGTGGGCACCAGTGACGCAGAAACCTCAGCATTGCACATTGTTGTTG GGGACTCGCTGGCCATGGATGTGTCCTCCGTCCACCACAACAGCACACTCCTCCGCTACTCCGTGTCCCTGCTGGGCTATGGCTTCTACGGGGACATCATCAAGGACAGTGAGAAGAAACGATGGTTGGGTCTTGCCAGATACGACTTTTCAG GTTTAAAGACCTTTCTCTCCCACCACTGCTATGAAGGGACAGTGTCCTTCCTCCCTGCACAACACACGGTGGGATCTCCAAGGGATGGGAAACCCTGCCGGGCAGG ATGCTTTGTTTGCAGGCAAAGCAAgcagcagctggaggaggagcagAAGAAAGCGCTGTACGGTTTGGAAGCTGCAG AGGACGTGGAGGAGTGGCAAGTCGTCTGTGGGAAGTTTCTGGCCATCAACGCCACAAACATGTCCTGTGCTTGTCGCCGGAGCCCTAGGGGCCTCTCCCCAGCTGCCCACTTGGGAGATGGGTCTTCTGACCTCATCCTCATCCGGAAATGCTCCAGGTTCAATTTCCTGAGATTTCTCATCAGGCACACCAACCAGCAGGACCAG TTTGAGTTCACTTTTGTTGAAGTTTATCGCGTCAAGAAATTCCAGTTTACATCGAAGCACGTGGAGGACGAGGACAGTGACCtcaaggaggaggggaagaagcgCTTTGGGCACATCTGCAGCAGCCACCCGTCCTGCTGCTGCGCCGTCTCCAACAGCTCCTGGAACTGCGACGGGGAGGTCCTGCACAGCCCCGCCATCGAGGTCAG
- the CERK gene encoding ceramide kinase isoform X3, which yields MEKPYAFTVHCVKRARRHRWKWAQVTFWCPEEQLCHLWLQTLREMLEKLTSRPKHLLVFINPFGGKGQGKRIYERKVAPLFTLASITTDIIVTEHANQAKETLYEINIDKYDGIVCVGGDGMFSEVLHGLIGRTQRSAGVDQNHPRAVLVPSSLRIGIIPAGSTDCVCYSTVGTSDAETSALHIVVGDSLAMDVSSVHHNSTLLRYSVSLLGYGFYGDIIKDSEKKRWLGLARYDFSGLKTFLSHHCYEGTVSFLPAQHTVGSPRDGKPCRAGCFVCRQSKQQLEEEQKKALYGLEAAEDVEEWQVVCGKFLAINATNMSCACRRSPRGLSPAAHLGDGSSDLILIRKCSRFNFLRFLIRHTNQQDQFEFTFVEVYRVKKFQFTSKHVEDEDSDLKEEGKKRFGHICSSHPSCCCAVSNSSWNCDGEVLHSPAIEVRVHCQLVRLFARGIEENLKPDSHS from the exons ATGGAAAAGCCTTATGCTTTTACAG TTCACTGTGTAAAGAGAGCACGACGGCACCGCTGGAAGTGGGCGCAGGTGACTTTCTGGTGCCCAGAGGAGCAGCTGTGTCACTTGTGGCTGCAGACCCTGCGGGAGATGCTGGAGAAGCTGA CGTCCAGACCAAAGCATTTACTGGTATTTATCAACCCGTTTGGAGGAAAAGGACAAGGCAAGCGGATATATGAAAGGAAAGTGGCACCACTGTTCACCTTAGCCTCCATCACCACTGACATCATCG TTACTGAACATGCTAATCAAGCCAAGGAGACTCTGTATGAGATTAACATAGATAAATACGACGG CATCGTCTGTGTCGGCGGAGACGGCATGTTCAGCGAGGTGCTGCACGGTCTGATTGGGAGGACACAGAGGAGCGCCGGGGTCGACCAGAACCACCCCCGGGCCGTGCTGGTCCCCAGCAGCCTCCGGATCGGAATCATTCCCGCGG GGTCAACAGACTGCGTGTGTTACTCCACGGTGGGCACCAGTGACGCAGAAACCTCAGCATTGCACATTGTTGTTG GGGACTCGCTGGCCATGGATGTGTCCTCCGTCCACCACAACAGCACACTCCTCCGCTACTCCGTGTCCCTGCTGGGCTATGGCTTCTACGGGGACATCATCAAGGACAGTGAGAAGAAACGATGGTTGGGTCTTGCCAGATACGACTTTTCAG GTTTAAAGACCTTTCTCTCCCACCACTGCTATGAAGGGACAGTGTCCTTCCTCCCTGCACAACACACGGTGGGATCTCCAAGGGATGGGAAACCCTGCCGGGCAGG ATGCTTTGTTTGCAGGCAAAGCAAgcagcagctggaggaggagcagAAGAAAGCGCTGTACGGTTTGGAAGCTGCAG AGGACGTGGAGGAGTGGCAAGTCGTCTGTGGGAAGTTTCTGGCCATCAACGCCACAAACATGTCCTGTGCTTGTCGCCGGAGCCCTAGGGGCCTCTCCCCAGCTGCCCACTTGGGAGATGGGTCTTCTGACCTCATCCTCATCCGGAAATGCTCCAGGTTCAATTTCCTGAGATTTCTCATCAGGCACACCAACCAGCAGGACCAG TTTGAGTTCACTTTTGTTGAAGTTTATCGCGTCAAGAAATTCCAGTTTACATCGAAGCACGTGGAGGACGAGGACAGTGACCtcaaggaggaggggaagaagcgCTTTGGGCACATCTGCAGCAGCCACCCGTCCTGCTGCTGCGCCGTCTCCAACAGCTCCTGGAACTGCGACGGGGAGGTCCTGCACAGCCCCGCCATCGAGGTCAG